From Etheostoma cragini isolate CJK2018 chromosome 17, CSU_Ecrag_1.0, whole genome shotgun sequence, one genomic window encodes:
- the mrpl2 gene encoding 39S ribosomal protein L2, mitochondrial, translated as MAVSCLTRALRSLALSQPALLSPQAVAKTKLGAQVTSTVGQCRGFLTTASLEQNRTFWKQREKYTTTPIGMKKTGGRDKSGRIRTHGIGGGHKQKYRWIDFQRLRYEPDREAQPFEEKVVEVRYDPCRSADIALVAGGNRKRWIIATENMQAGDVIKTSGIIGRMAVSANEGDAYPLGALPVGTLVNNLEVQPGRGSEYIRAAGTSGVLLRKVNGTAIIQLPSKQQVQVSETCMVTVGRVSNIDHNKRIIGKAGRNRWLGIRPSSGLWQRKGGWAGRKIKPLPPMKVYVNMPSISAK; from the exons ATGGCGGTGTCGTGTCTAACGCGGGCCCTGCGCTCCCTGGCTCTGTCCCAGCCTGCACTGCTCTCCCCGCAG GCAGTTGCAAAGACCAAGCTGGGAGCTCAGGTAACCAGTACAGTCGGGCAGTGCAGAGGCTTCCTCACCACGGCCTCTCTGGAGCAGAACAGGACATTTTGGAAGCAGAGGGAGAAGTACACCACGACGCCTATAGGGATGAAAAAGACAGGAGGCAGAGATAAATCAG GAAGGATACGGACACATGGCATCGGCGGTGGccataaacagaaatacaggtGGATAGACTTCCAGCGCCTGCGCTACGAACCGGACCGAGAGGCCCAGCCCTTCGAAGAGAAGGTTGTGGAAGTGCGATACGACCCATGCAG GTCTGCTGACATTGCTCTGGTAGCTGGAGGCAACCGCAAAAGATGGATCATTGCTACAGAGAACATGCAGGCTGGAGACGTCATTAAAACATCTGGAATTATTGGACGCATGGCAG tctCAGCCAATGAGGGTGATGCCTACCCACTGGGAGCTCTTCCCGTGGGGACACTGGTGAACAACCTAGAGGTCCAACCAGGGAGGGGATCGGAGTACATTCGTGCTGCAG GCACTAGTGGAGTTTTGCTTCGTAAAGTAAACGGAACAGCAATCATTCAGCTTCCTTCAAAGCAGCAGGTTCAG GTGTCGGAGACCTGCATGGTAACGGTGGGGCGCGTGTCAAACATCGACCACAATAAACGGATCATCGGCAAAGCTGGACGCAACCGCTGGCTTGGAATCCGCCCTTCGAGCGGCTTGTGGCAGAGAAAAGGAGGCTGGGCGGGACGCAAGATTAAACCGCTGCCTCCGATGAAGGTTTACGTCAACATGCCCTCTATCTCAGCTAAATAA